Proteins from a single region of Callithrix jacchus isolate 240 chromosome 12, calJac240_pri, whole genome shotgun sequence:
- the GPRC5B gene encoding G-protein coupled receptor family C group 5 member B isoform X1 codes for MDHRACVLATLFTNLGGFCNLRALKFASGLVSNGKGRLGDLLTWKRMFVASERKMRAHQVLTFLLLFVITSVASENASTSRGCGLDLLPQYVSLCDLDAIWGIVVEAVAGAGALITLLLMLILLVRLPFIKEKEKKSPVGLHFLFLLGTLGLFGLTFAFIIQEDETICSVRRFLWGVLFALCFSCLLSQAWRVRRLVRHGTGPAGWQLVGLALCLMLVQVIIAVEWLVLTVLRDTRPACAYEPMDFVMALIYDMVLLVVTLGLALFTLCGKFKRWKLNGAFLLITAFLSVLIWVAWTTMYLFGNVTLQQGDAWNDPTLAITLAASGWIFVVFHAIPEIHCTLLPALQENTPNYFDTSQPRMRETAFEEDVQLPRAYMENKAFSMDEHNAALRTAGFPNGSLGKRPSGSLGKRPSAPFRSNVYQPTEMAVVLNGGTIPTAPPSHTGRHLW; via the exons ATGGATCACAGAGCTTGTGTTCTTGCAACCCTGTTTACTAACCTAGGAGGATTCTGTAATTTGAGAGCCCTCAAATTTGCCAGTGGTCTAGTCAGCAATGGGAAAGGAAGATTAGGAGATCTTCTAACTTGGAAAAG AATGTTCGTGGCATCAGAGAGAAAGATGAGAGCTCACCAGGTGCTCACCTTCCTCCTGCTCTTCGTGATTACCTCGGTGGCCTCTGAAAACGCCAGCACGTCCCGGGGCTGCGGGCTGGACCTCCTCCCTCAGTACGTGTCCCTGTGCGACCTGGACGCCATCTGGGGCATCGTGGTGGAGGCGGTGGCTGGGGCGGGCGCCCTGATCACGCTACTCCTGATGCTCATCCTCCTGGTGCGGCTGCCATTCatcaaggagaaggagaagaagagtcCCGTGGGCCtccactttctcttcctcctggggACCCTGGGCCTCTTCGGGCTGACATTCGCCTTCATCATCCAGGAGGACGAGACCATCTGCTCTGTCCGCCGCTTCCTCTGGGGCGTCCTCTTTGCGCTCTGCTTCTCCTGCctgctgagccaggcatggcgcGTGCGGAGGCTGGTGCGGCATGGCACGGGCCCTGCGGGCTGGCAGCTGGTGGGCCTGGCTCTGTGCCTCATGCTGGTGCAGGTCATCATCGCTGTGGAGTGGCTGGTGCTCACTGTGCTGCGTGACACGAGGCCAGCCTGCGCCTACGAGCCCATGGACTTCGTGATGGCCCTCATCTATGACATGGTACTGCTCGTGGTCACCCTGGGGCTAGCCCTCTTCACGCTGTGTGGCAAATTCAAGAGGTGGAAGCTGAATGGGGCCTTCCTTCTCATCACGGCCTTCCTCTCTGTGCTCATCTGGGTGGCCTGGACCACCATGTACCTCTTCGGCAATGTCACGCTGCAGCAGGGAGATGCCTGGAACGACCCCACCTTGGCCATCACGCTGGCGGCCAGCGGCTGGATCTTCGTCGTCTTCCACGCCATCCCTGAGATCCACTGCACCCTTCTCCCGGCCCTGCAGGAGAACACACCCAACTACTTTGACACGTCGCAGCCCAGGATGCGAGAGACGGCCTTCGAGGAGGACGTGCAGCTGCCACGGGCCTATATGGAGAACAAGGCCTTCTCCATGGATGAACACAATGCAG ctcTCCGAACAGCAGGATTTCCCAACGGCAGCTTGGGAAAAAGACCCAGTGGCAGCTTGGGGAAAAGACCCAGCGCTCCATTTAGAAGCAACGTGTATCAGCCAACTGAGATGGCCGTCGTGCTCAACGGTGGGACT ATCCCAACTGCTCCGCCAAGTCACACAGGAAGACACCTTTGGTGA
- the GPRC5B gene encoding G-protein coupled receptor family C group 5 member B isoform X2 yields the protein MLLKGLFLVFGGPPEIARGLLVRRSPRMFVASERKMRAHQVLTFLLLFVITSVASENASTSRGCGLDLLPQYVSLCDLDAIWGIVVEAVAGAGALITLLLMLILLVRLPFIKEKEKKSPVGLHFLFLLGTLGLFGLTFAFIIQEDETICSVRRFLWGVLFALCFSCLLSQAWRVRRLVRHGTGPAGWQLVGLALCLMLVQVIIAVEWLVLTVLRDTRPACAYEPMDFVMALIYDMVLLVVTLGLALFTLCGKFKRWKLNGAFLLITAFLSVLIWVAWTTMYLFGNVTLQQGDAWNDPTLAITLAASGWIFVVFHAIPEIHCTLLPALQENTPNYFDTSQPRMRETAFEEDVQLPRAYMENKAFSMDEHNAALRTAGFPNGSLGKRPSGSLGKRPSAPFRSNVYQPTEMAVVLNGGTIPTAPPSHTGRHLW from the exons AATGTTCGTGGCATCAGAGAGAAAGATGAGAGCTCACCAGGTGCTCACCTTCCTCCTGCTCTTCGTGATTACCTCGGTGGCCTCTGAAAACGCCAGCACGTCCCGGGGCTGCGGGCTGGACCTCCTCCCTCAGTACGTGTCCCTGTGCGACCTGGACGCCATCTGGGGCATCGTGGTGGAGGCGGTGGCTGGGGCGGGCGCCCTGATCACGCTACTCCTGATGCTCATCCTCCTGGTGCGGCTGCCATTCatcaaggagaaggagaagaagagtcCCGTGGGCCtccactttctcttcctcctggggACCCTGGGCCTCTTCGGGCTGACATTCGCCTTCATCATCCAGGAGGACGAGACCATCTGCTCTGTCCGCCGCTTCCTCTGGGGCGTCCTCTTTGCGCTCTGCTTCTCCTGCctgctgagccaggcatggcgcGTGCGGAGGCTGGTGCGGCATGGCACGGGCCCTGCGGGCTGGCAGCTGGTGGGCCTGGCTCTGTGCCTCATGCTGGTGCAGGTCATCATCGCTGTGGAGTGGCTGGTGCTCACTGTGCTGCGTGACACGAGGCCAGCCTGCGCCTACGAGCCCATGGACTTCGTGATGGCCCTCATCTATGACATGGTACTGCTCGTGGTCACCCTGGGGCTAGCCCTCTTCACGCTGTGTGGCAAATTCAAGAGGTGGAAGCTGAATGGGGCCTTCCTTCTCATCACGGCCTTCCTCTCTGTGCTCATCTGGGTGGCCTGGACCACCATGTACCTCTTCGGCAATGTCACGCTGCAGCAGGGAGATGCCTGGAACGACCCCACCTTGGCCATCACGCTGGCGGCCAGCGGCTGGATCTTCGTCGTCTTCCACGCCATCCCTGAGATCCACTGCACCCTTCTCCCGGCCCTGCAGGAGAACACACCCAACTACTTTGACACGTCGCAGCCCAGGATGCGAGAGACGGCCTTCGAGGAGGACGTGCAGCTGCCACGGGCCTATATGGAGAACAAGGCCTTCTCCATGGATGAACACAATGCAG ctcTCCGAACAGCAGGATTTCCCAACGGCAGCTTGGGAAAAAGACCCAGTGGCAGCTTGGGGAAAAGACCCAGCGCTCCATTTAGAAGCAACGTGTATCAGCCAACTGAGATGGCCGTCGTGCTCAACGGTGGGACT ATCCCAACTGCTCCGCCAAGTCACACAGGAAGACACCTTTGGTGA
- the GPRC5B gene encoding G-protein coupled receptor family C group 5 member B isoform X3, translating into MFVASERKMRAHQVLTFLLLFVITSVASENASTSRGCGLDLLPQYVSLCDLDAIWGIVVEAVAGAGALITLLLMLILLVRLPFIKEKEKKSPVGLHFLFLLGTLGLFGLTFAFIIQEDETICSVRRFLWGVLFALCFSCLLSQAWRVRRLVRHGTGPAGWQLVGLALCLMLVQVIIAVEWLVLTVLRDTRPACAYEPMDFVMALIYDMVLLVVTLGLALFTLCGKFKRWKLNGAFLLITAFLSVLIWVAWTTMYLFGNVTLQQGDAWNDPTLAITLAASGWIFVVFHAIPEIHCTLLPALQENTPNYFDTSQPRMRETAFEEDVQLPRAYMENKAFSMDEHNAALRTAGFPNGSLGKRPSGSLGKRPSAPFRSNVYQPTEMAVVLNGGTIPTAPPSHTGRHLW; encoded by the exons ATGTTCGTGGCATCAGAGAGAAAGATGAGAGCTCACCAGGTGCTCACCTTCCTCCTGCTCTTCGTGATTACCTCGGTGGCCTCTGAAAACGCCAGCACGTCCCGGGGCTGCGGGCTGGACCTCCTCCCTCAGTACGTGTCCCTGTGCGACCTGGACGCCATCTGGGGCATCGTGGTGGAGGCGGTGGCTGGGGCGGGCGCCCTGATCACGCTACTCCTGATGCTCATCCTCCTGGTGCGGCTGCCATTCatcaaggagaaggagaagaagagtcCCGTGGGCCtccactttctcttcctcctggggACCCTGGGCCTCTTCGGGCTGACATTCGCCTTCATCATCCAGGAGGACGAGACCATCTGCTCTGTCCGCCGCTTCCTCTGGGGCGTCCTCTTTGCGCTCTGCTTCTCCTGCctgctgagccaggcatggcgcGTGCGGAGGCTGGTGCGGCATGGCACGGGCCCTGCGGGCTGGCAGCTGGTGGGCCTGGCTCTGTGCCTCATGCTGGTGCAGGTCATCATCGCTGTGGAGTGGCTGGTGCTCACTGTGCTGCGTGACACGAGGCCAGCCTGCGCCTACGAGCCCATGGACTTCGTGATGGCCCTCATCTATGACATGGTACTGCTCGTGGTCACCCTGGGGCTAGCCCTCTTCACGCTGTGTGGCAAATTCAAGAGGTGGAAGCTGAATGGGGCCTTCCTTCTCATCACGGCCTTCCTCTCTGTGCTCATCTGGGTGGCCTGGACCACCATGTACCTCTTCGGCAATGTCACGCTGCAGCAGGGAGATGCCTGGAACGACCCCACCTTGGCCATCACGCTGGCGGCCAGCGGCTGGATCTTCGTCGTCTTCCACGCCATCCCTGAGATCCACTGCACCCTTCTCCCGGCCCTGCAGGAGAACACACCCAACTACTTTGACACGTCGCAGCCCAGGATGCGAGAGACGGCCTTCGAGGAGGACGTGCAGCTGCCACGGGCCTATATGGAGAACAAGGCCTTCTCCATGGATGAACACAATGCAG ctcTCCGAACAGCAGGATTTCCCAACGGCAGCTTGGGAAAAAGACCCAGTGGCAGCTTGGGGAAAAGACCCAGCGCTCCATTTAGAAGCAACGTGTATCAGCCAACTGAGATGGCCGTCGTGCTCAACGGTGGGACT ATCCCAACTGCTCCGCCAAGTCACACAGGAAGACACCTTTGGTGA